One genomic window of Laspinema palackyanum D2c includes the following:
- a CDS encoding DUF928 domain-containing protein has protein sequence MSHPLGKPSNPAKLPIAIGLIVFTGIVPVTRVYGTSGTELRRDIRQMPSPNSAIATTFEPPDPEPPDDREGSGSRTSCPPVDKPLTGLIASQVNYTLSGHPTFWFYVPYPSNLPREVEFVLLDEQRTEVYKTVVPISDTPGIVSFRLPENIPPLEIGKQYLWQFSYRCNPRIRAEDDYVEGVVQRVAADSTLISQLEAATTPMQRVELYAANGLWHETLTTLAQLRRDNPGNAEIAAEWTELLESIGLGHLADEAIGGCCSRLQ, from the coding sequence TTGTCACATCCTTTGGGGAAACCATCGAACCCGGCGAAATTGCCGATCGCGATCGGTCTGATAGTCTTCACCGGCATCGTACCCGTCACCAGAGTTTACGGCACATCGGGCACTGAATTACGCCGGGACATTCGTCAAATGCCATCACCCAATTCGGCGATCGCCACCACATTTGAACCCCCCGATCCGGAACCGCCAGACGATCGCGAAGGTTCCGGGAGTCGCACCTCATGTCCGCCAGTGGATAAACCCTTGACCGGATTAATCGCATCTCAAGTCAATTATACCCTCTCCGGACATCCCACATTCTGGTTCTATGTGCCGTATCCTTCCAATTTACCCCGTGAAGTAGAGTTCGTCCTTCTGGATGAACAAAGAACCGAAGTCTACAAAACCGTCGTCCCGATTTCCGATACCCCAGGGATTGTCAGTTTCCGCCTACCGGAAAACATCCCCCCCTTAGAAATCGGCAAACAATACTTGTGGCAATTCTCCTATCGATGCAATCCCAGAATTCGCGCCGAAGACGACTATGTAGAAGGAGTAGTCCAACGAGTTGCAGCAGATAGCACATTAATCAGTCAACTAGAAGCCGCAACAACACCGATGCAGCGCGTCGAACTCTATGCAGCGAACGGGTTGTGGCATGAAACCCTCACAACCCTCGCGCAACTGCGCCGCGATAATCCAGGGAATGCAGAGATTGCCGCAGAATGGACGGAACTTCTGGAATCCATTGGATTGGGTCATCTCGCAGACGAGGCGATCGGGGGGTGTTGTAGTCGATTGCAGTAG